From Symphalangus syndactylus isolate Jambi chromosome 17, NHGRI_mSymSyn1-v2.1_pri, whole genome shotgun sequence, one genomic window encodes:
- the GPR87 gene encoding G-protein coupled receptor 87 isoform X3: MIVLPVLYLIIFVASILLNGLAVWIFFHIRNKTSFIFYLKNIVVADLIMTLTFPFRIVHDAGFGPWYFKFILCRYTSVLFYANMYTSIMFLGLISIDRYLKVVKPFGDSRMYSITFTKVLSVCVWVIMAVLSLPNIILTNGQPTEDNIHDCLKLKSPLGVKWHTAVTYVNSCLFVAVLVILIGCYIAISRYIHKSSRQFISQSSRKRKHNQSIRVVVAVFFTCFLPYHLCRIPFTFSHLDRLLDESAHKILYYCKEMTLFLSACNVCLDPIIYFFMCRSFSRRLFKKSNIRTRSESIRSLQSVRRSEVRIYYDYTDV; encoded by the coding sequence ATGATTGTCTTGCCGGTGCTTTATCTCATTATATTTGTGGCAAGCATCTTGCTGAATGGTTTAGCAGTGTGGATCTTCTTCCACATTAGGAATAAAACCAGCTTCatattctatctcaaaaacataGTGGTTGCAGACCTCATAATGACGCTGACGTTTCCATTTCGAATAGTCCATGATGCAGGATTTGGACCTTGGTACTTCAAGTTTATTCTCTGCAGATACACTTCAGTTTTGTTTTATGCAAACATGTATACTTCCATCATGTTCCTTGGGCTGATAAGCATTGATCGCTATCTGAAGGTGGTCAAGCCATTTGGGGACTCTCGGATGTATAGCATAACCTTTACGAAGGTTTTATCTGTTTGTGTTTGGGTGATCATGGCTGTTTTGTCTTTGCCAAACATCATCCTAACAAATGGTCAGCCAACAGAGGACAATATCCATGACTGCTTGAAACTTAAAAGTCCTCTGGGGGTCAAATGGCATACGGCAGTCACCTATGTGAACAGCTGCTTGTTTGTGGCCGTGCTGGTGATTCTGATCGGATGTTACATAGCCATATCCAGGTACATCCACAAATCCAGCAGGCAATTCATAAGTCAGTCAAGCCGAAAGCGAAAACATAACCAGAGCATCAGGGTTGTTGTGGCTGTGTTTTTTACTTGCTTTCTACCATATCACTTGTGCAGAATTCCTTTTACTTTTAGTCACTTAGACAGGCTTTTAGATGAATCTGCACATAAAATCCTGTATTACTGCAAAGAAATGACACTTTTCTTGTCTGCATGTAATGTGTGCCTGGATCCAATAATTTACTTTTTCATGTGTAGGTCATTTTCAAGAAGGCTGTTCAAAAAATCAAATATCAGAACTAGGAGTGAAAGCATCAGATCACTGCAGAGTGTGAGAAGATCGGAAGTTCGTATATATTATGATTATACTGATGTGTAG
- the GPR87 gene encoding G-protein coupled receptor 87 isoform X2 produces MGLNLTLAKLPNNELHGQESHNSGNRSDGPGKNTTLHNEFDMIVLPVLYLIIFVASILLNGLAVWIFFHIRNKTSFIFYLKNIVVADLIMTLTFPFRIVHDAGFGPWYFKFILCRYTSVLFYANMYTSIMFLGLISIDRYLKVVKPFGDSRMYSITFTKVLSVCVWVIMAVLSLPNIILTNGQPTEDNIHDCLKLKSPLGVKWHTAVTYVNSCLFVAVLVILIGCYIAISRYIHKSSRQFISQSSRKRKHNQSIRVVVAVFFTCFLPYHLCRIPFTFSHLDRLLDESAHKILYYCKEMTLFLSACNVCLDPIIYFFMCRSFSRRLFKKSNIRTRSESIRSLQSVRRSEVRIYYDYTDV; encoded by the exons ATGGGGCTCAACTTGACGCTTGCAAAATTACCAA ATAACGAGCTGCACGGCCAAGAGAGTCACAATTCAGGAAACAGGAGCGATGGACCAGGAAAGAACACCACCCTTCACAATGAATTTGACATGATTGTCTTGCCGGTGCTTTATCTCATTATATTTGTGGCAAGCATCTTGCTGAATGGTTTAGCAGTGTGGATCTTCTTCCACATTAGGAATAAAACCAGCTTCatattctatctcaaaaacataGTGGTTGCAGACCTCATAATGACGCTGACGTTTCCATTTCGAATAGTCCATGATGCAGGATTTGGACCTTGGTACTTCAAGTTTATTCTCTGCAGATACACTTCAGTTTTGTTTTATGCAAACATGTATACTTCCATCATGTTCCTTGGGCTGATAAGCATTGATCGCTATCTGAAGGTGGTCAAGCCATTTGGGGACTCTCGGATGTATAGCATAACCTTTACGAAGGTTTTATCTGTTTGTGTTTGGGTGATCATGGCTGTTTTGTCTTTGCCAAACATCATCCTAACAAATGGTCAGCCAACAGAGGACAATATCCATGACTGCTTGAAACTTAAAAGTCCTCTGGGGGTCAAATGGCATACGGCAGTCACCTATGTGAACAGCTGCTTGTTTGTGGCCGTGCTGGTGATTCTGATCGGATGTTACATAGCCATATCCAGGTACATCCACAAATCCAGCAGGCAATTCATAAGTCAGTCAAGCCGAAAGCGAAAACATAACCAGAGCATCAGGGTTGTTGTGGCTGTGTTTTTTACTTGCTTTCTACCATATCACTTGTGCAGAATTCCTTTTACTTTTAGTCACTTAGACAGGCTTTTAGATGAATCTGCACATAAAATCCTGTATTACTGCAAAGAAATGACACTTTTCTTGTCTGCATGTAATGTGTGCCTGGATCCAATAATTTACTTTTTCATGTGTAGGTCATTTTCAAGAAGGCTGTTCAAAAAATCAAATATCAGAACTAGGAGTGAAAGCATCAGATCACTGCAGAGTGTGAGAAGATCGGAAGTTCGTATATATTATGATTATACTGATGTGTAG
- the GPR87 gene encoding G-protein coupled receptor 87 isoform X1 → MTIISTVWEFGEFNDNELHGQESHNSGNRSDGPGKNTTLHNEFDMIVLPVLYLIIFVASILLNGLAVWIFFHIRNKTSFIFYLKNIVVADLIMTLTFPFRIVHDAGFGPWYFKFILCRYTSVLFYANMYTSIMFLGLISIDRYLKVVKPFGDSRMYSITFTKVLSVCVWVIMAVLSLPNIILTNGQPTEDNIHDCLKLKSPLGVKWHTAVTYVNSCLFVAVLVILIGCYIAISRYIHKSSRQFISQSSRKRKHNQSIRVVVAVFFTCFLPYHLCRIPFTFSHLDRLLDESAHKILYYCKEMTLFLSACNVCLDPIIYFFMCRSFSRRLFKKSNIRTRSESIRSLQSVRRSEVRIYYDYTDV, encoded by the exons ATGACTATCATTTCCACTGTTTGGGAATTTGGGGAGTTTAATG ATAACGAGCTGCACGGCCAAGAGAGTCACAATTCAGGAAACAGGAGCGATGGACCAGGAAAGAACACCACCCTTCACAATGAATTTGACATGATTGTCTTGCCGGTGCTTTATCTCATTATATTTGTGGCAAGCATCTTGCTGAATGGTTTAGCAGTGTGGATCTTCTTCCACATTAGGAATAAAACCAGCTTCatattctatctcaaaaacataGTGGTTGCAGACCTCATAATGACGCTGACGTTTCCATTTCGAATAGTCCATGATGCAGGATTTGGACCTTGGTACTTCAAGTTTATTCTCTGCAGATACACTTCAGTTTTGTTTTATGCAAACATGTATACTTCCATCATGTTCCTTGGGCTGATAAGCATTGATCGCTATCTGAAGGTGGTCAAGCCATTTGGGGACTCTCGGATGTATAGCATAACCTTTACGAAGGTTTTATCTGTTTGTGTTTGGGTGATCATGGCTGTTTTGTCTTTGCCAAACATCATCCTAACAAATGGTCAGCCAACAGAGGACAATATCCATGACTGCTTGAAACTTAAAAGTCCTCTGGGGGTCAAATGGCATACGGCAGTCACCTATGTGAACAGCTGCTTGTTTGTGGCCGTGCTGGTGATTCTGATCGGATGTTACATAGCCATATCCAGGTACATCCACAAATCCAGCAGGCAATTCATAAGTCAGTCAAGCCGAAAGCGAAAACATAACCAGAGCATCAGGGTTGTTGTGGCTGTGTTTTTTACTTGCTTTCTACCATATCACTTGTGCAGAATTCCTTTTACTTTTAGTCACTTAGACAGGCTTTTAGATGAATCTGCACATAAAATCCTGTATTACTGCAAAGAAATGACACTTTTCTTGTCTGCATGTAATGTGTGCCTGGATCCAATAATTTACTTTTTCATGTGTAGGTCATTTTCAAGAAGGCTGTTCAAAAAATCAAATATCAGAACTAGGAGTGAAAGCATCAGATCACTGCAGAGTGTGAGAAGATCGGAAGTTCGTATATATTATGATTATACTGATGTGTAG